From Aedes albopictus strain Foshan chromosome 1, AalbF5, whole genome shotgun sequence, one genomic window encodes:
- the LOC134285576 gene encoding leucine-rich repeat transmembrane neuronal protein 2-like, whose product MERITVIVLFIAAFAGVESFSLKPSSDKQNEVEIIHFHWPSDAALMGRIPDKESFYFKHAEVDILPQNFTDQFAKCISIIFYGKLVRTIHISPKLTNIELGFTSTENVIIEREKHYQLEKFACYEANLTSIPENIDQLKKLKHLDLNSNLIQIVHLDQLNGLDNLNTLDLSSNEIEHIYNHGSMRLPSLTNLHLKYNQLLHFDACGWNMPALFHLDISYNNLTHFAIHHFRALEEVLMSGNPMHCAWKNNLIRDKSGIKIKGVKFCDEQQNFSRNDDRSQATDHSKQQNSSFNSRLGQIEGTKTNIDQQFAEINKRFQKIEAMLENLSGKVIEQQNVSNDIIEAFYRAEIERTAQIKKNP is encoded by the exons ATGGAAAGAATCACGGTGAT TGTACTTTTTATCGCAGCATTTGCAGGAGTAGAATCGTTTTCTTTGAAACCAAGTTCTGACAAGCAAAATGAAGTCGAAATTATCCATTTTCACTGGCCCTCTGATGCCGCTTTGATGGGAAGAATTCCAGATAAAGAATCATTTTATTTTAAACACGCCGAGGTGGACATACTCCCACAAAATTTTACTGATCAATTTGCGAAATGCATTAGCATAATTTTTTATGGGAAGTTGGTTAGAACAATTCACATTAGCCCGAAATTAACGAACATTGAGTTAGGTTTCACATCCACTGAAAACGTTATCATTGAACGGGAAAAGCACTACCAGCTTGAAAAATTTGCGTGTTATGAAGCAAACCTAACAAGTATTCCAGAGAACATTGATCAACTGAAAAAATTGAAACATTTAGATCTCAATAGTAACTTGATACAAATAGTTCATCTAGACCAGTTGAATGGCTTAGACAATTTGAACACTCTTGATCTATCTTCCAATGAAATAGAACACATTTACAATCATGGATCGATGAGGTTGCCATCACTTACCAATTTACATCTTAAATACAATCAATTATTACATTTTGATGCTTGTGGTTGGAACATGCCTGCGCTCTTCCACCTTGATATTTCCTATAACAATTTGACACATTTTGCAATCCATCATTTCCGCGCACTAGAAGAAGTATTGATGTCTGGCAACCCAATGCACTGCGCGTGGAAGAATAATTTAATAAGAGACAAATCAGGTATAAAAATTAAAGGAGTGAAATTTTGCGACGAACagcagaatttctctcgaaacgACGACAGATCTCAGGCAACCGATCATTCAAAGCAGCAGAATTCCAGTTTCAACTCCAGGTTAGGCCAGATTGAAGGTACAAAAACGAATATCGACCAACAGTTCGCCGAAATCAACAAACGATTCCAAAAGATAGAGGCGATGCTGGAAAATCTTAGCGGAAAGGTCATCGAACAGCAAAATGTCTCAAACGACATAATCGAGGCCTTTTACAGGGCAGAAATTGAGCGAACCGCTCAAATCAAGAAAAATCCCTAA